TATTTCCTCTAAGGTTACCTGCGATATTTTGCTTATGGTTGAGGGTGAGTATTTAAGTTCAAACACGCTTTCAAGAGCCTGGGCTACTGCTCTTGCACTCATACCAGAGGCAAACATCCCAAGTATTAAGTCTTCAAGATTGATATCTCTTCTTCTATAAGGTTCTATCAACTTTGTTCTGAATTTTCCCTCTCTATCTCTTGGAATTCTCAGATTTTCAAGCTTACCGATAACAGTATCTAAGTTTCTAACGTAAAAGCCGTTCTTTGTT
This Desulfurobacterium indicum DNA region includes the following protein-coding sequences:
- a CDS encoding transposase, whose protein sequence is MRNGITSWGTPHKYQPQEAKMELQKILPDLVKEVVKQTLESIMTAEREVFLKEHGGTKNGFYVRNLDTVIGKLENLRIPRDREGKFRTKLIEPYRRRDINLEDLILGMFASGMSARAVAQALESVFELKYSPSTISKISQVTLEEI